A genomic window from Punica granatum isolate Tunisia-2019 chromosome 2, ASM765513v2, whole genome shotgun sequence includes:
- the LOC116194303 gene encoding uncharacterized protein LOC116194303 translates to MESFRYGAALKVARAKKSDKNFLFHLKKIANLFRVMELFVVLVLLSRFSTQLPEAVKSSGKYFTDLKLAVLSPCFIFVLGNVIVITLLAKSGRFSGKDTGSKNDFYDEFIGKSERLNHGTILKLRDSDYQDKQVIFEKVVPSKDVNGSSYSEATKTAAYRRSQSDKILHRQNEKPKRELKRSVTEKCVKRFQFSEKLSIEGPFPEDSMSNDEFRQTIEAFIARQQRFLRGEE, encoded by the coding sequence ATGGAGTCGTTTCGTTACGGGGCAGCGCTCAAAGTCGCACGAGCCAAGAAAAGTGATAAGAACTTTTTGTTCCATCTGAAGAAGATCGCGAACTTGTTCCGGGTGATGGAGCTGTTTGTCGTGTTGGTGTTGTTGTCGAGGTTCTCCACTCAACTCCCTGAAGCTGTCAAAAGCTCCGGCAAGTACTTCACGGACTTGAAGCTCGCGGTTTTGAGCCCCTGTTTCATCTTTGTGCTCGGGAATGTGATAGTCATCACTCTCTTGGCAAAGTCAGGGCGATTCTCGGGCAAAGACACTGGCTCTAAGAATGACTTTTACGATGAATTCATTGGCAAGAGCGAACGCTTGAATCATGGTACAATTCTGAAACTCAGGGATTCGGACTACCAGGACAAGCAAGTCATATTCGAGAAAGTTGTCCCGTCCAAAGATGTCAATGGTTCCAGCTATTCAGAGGCGACAAAGACTGCTGCTTACAGGAGGAGCCAGTCGGATAAAATCCTTCACAGGCAGAATGAGAAGCCGAAACGTGAACTGAAGCGATCAGTCACAGAAAAGTGTGTGAAAAGGTTCCAATTCAGCGAGAAACTTTCGATTGAAGGTCCGTTCCCGGAGGACTCTATGAGCAACGATGAATTTCGGCAAACCATTGAGGCTTTCATTGCTCGGCAGCAGAGGTTCCTAAGGGGCGAGGAGTAG
- the LOC116198123 gene encoding 40S ribosomal protein S25-2 translates to MAPKKDKAPPPSSKPAKSGGGKQKKKKWSKGKQKEKVNNMVLFDQATYDKLLSEAPKYKLITPSILSDRLRINGSLARKAIRELMARGLIRMVSAHASQQIYTRATNT, encoded by the exons ATG GCCCCGAAGAAGGATAAGGCCCCACCTCCATCCTCCAAGCCAGCCAAGTCCGGCGGTGgcaagcagaagaagaag AAGTGGAGCAAGGGAAAGCAAAAGGAGAAggtgaacaacatggttctcTTCGATCAGGCAACCTATGACAAGCTCCTGTCCGAGGCACCCAAGTACAAGCTTATCACTCCCTCCATCCTCTCGGATCGCCTAAGG ATTAATGGGTCGCTTGCGAGGAAGGCAATCAGGGAGCTGATGGCCCGAGGTCTGATCAGGATGGTTTCTGCCCATGCAAGCCAGCAGATCTACACCAGGGCCACTAATACTTAG
- the LOC116194366 gene encoding GDP-mannose 3,5-epimerase 2-like yields the protein MGSGGGESVYGEFTYENLEREPYWPSKKLRISVTGAGGFIGSHIARRLKSEGHYIIASDWKKNEHMTEDMFCHEFHLMDLRVMDNCLKVTSGVNHVFNLAAELGGLGFVQSNHSLILYNNTMISFNMLEAARINGVKRFFYSSSSCCYPEFRQLETNVSLKESDAWPAQPQDAYGLEKLVTEELCKHYTKDFGIECRIGRIHNVYGPFGLWKGGREHAGAAFCRKAITSTDKFEIWGDGKQTRSFIFIDECVEGVLRLTKSDFREPVNIGSDEMVSMDEMAEIVLSFERKKLPIHHVPGPQGVRGRNSDNTLIKEKLGWAPSMKLSDGLRITYFWIKDQIEKEKAHGIDLSIYGSSKVLATQAPAQLGSLGDADQYGN from the exons ATGGGAAGTGGTGGTGGTGAGAGCGTCTACGGTGAGTTCACCTATGAGAACCTCGAGAGGGAGCCCTACTGGCCCTCCAAGAAGCTCCGGATCTCCGTCACTGGTGCTGGAGGCTTTATCGGGTCCCACATTGCCCGCAGGCTCAAGAGCGAGGGCCACTACATCATCGCCTCGGACTGGAAGAAAAATGAGCACATGACAGAGGACATGTTCTGCCATGAGTTCCACCTCATGGACCTTAGAGTTATGGATAACTGCCTGAAGGTCACTTCTGGGGTCAACCATGTGTTCAATCTCGCGGCTGAACTCGGGGGCTTGGGCTTTGTTCAGTCGAACCACTCGCTCATCCTCTATAACAACACAATGATCAGCTTCAACATGCTCGAGGCTGCCAGGATCAATGGAGTCAAGCG GTTCTTTTATTCCTCAAGTTCTTGCTGTTACCCTGAATTCAGGCAGTTAGAGACCAATGTTAGCCTGAAGGAATCTGATGCATGGCCAGCACAG CCTCAAGATGCTTACGGGTTAGAGAAGCTCGTAACTGAAGAGCTGTGCAAGCACTACACTAAGGACTTTGGGATTGAGTGCCGTATTGGCCGAATCCACAACGTCTACGGACCTTTTGGTTTATGGAAGG GTGGCAGGGAGCACGCCGGGGCTGCTTTCTGCAGAAAAGCCATCACTTCCACCGATAAGTTTGAGATATGGGGCGACGGGAAACAAACCCGTTCCTTCATTTTCATTGATGAATGCGTCGAGGGTGTCCTCAG ATTGACAAAGTCCGATTTCAGAGAGCCAGTGAACATTGGAAGCGATGAGATGGTCAGCATGGACGAGATGGCTGAGATAGTCTTGAGCTTTGAGAGAAAGAAGCTCCCCATCCACCACGTTCCTGGTCCACAGGGCGTGCGCGGTCGGAATTCTGACAACACCCTCATCAAGGAGAAGCTTGGATGGGCCCCCTCGATGAAATTGAGT GACGGGCTGAGGATCACCTACTTCTGGATAAAGGACCAGATCGAGAAAGAAAAGGCTCATGGCATCGATCTGTCGATCTATGGGTCATCCAAGGTGTTGGCCACTCAAGCGCCTGCTCAGCTTGGGTCCCTCGGTGACGCTGATCAATATGGCAACTAA